In a single window of the Sesamum indicum cultivar Zhongzhi No. 13 linkage group LG16, S_indicum_v1.0, whole genome shotgun sequence genome:
- the LOC105178704 gene encoding uncharacterized protein LOC105178704, which produces MSLEHGNLDRVYVASLLLGHVKCNPSYGIKHVIQTVKDHTEYDIPYQKAWYSLKMAREMVYGTWESSVQKLPKYLGALQKYNPGTIVEWQHKARDTSTSAYVIGYVFWVFKLCIEGFQHCRNLISVDGTHLYTKYKHKMLIAATMDGNQQVLPLAFAVVDEESLLSWKWFLRQLSRHIIRGRRGICLISDRHAGITRAVRECPDFVPPNGVHRYC; this is translated from the coding sequence atgtCCCTCGAACACGGTAATTTAGATAGAGTATATGTTGCTTCTTTATTGTTAGGACATGTAAAATGCAACCCGTCGTACGGAATCAAGCATGTCATCCAGACTGTGAAAGACCATACCGAATACGATATACCATATCAAAAGGCATGGTACAGTTTGAAAATGGCACGTGAGATGGTTTATGGCACATGGGAGAGCTCCGTTCAAAAGCTACCCAAATACTTGGGAgctctccaaaaatataatccagGAACGATTGTTGAATGGCAACATAAAGCCCGCGACACATCAACCAGTGCATATGTGATAGGGTACGTATTCTGGGTGTTCAAGCTGTGCATTGAAGGGTTCCAACACTGTCGCAACCTTATCAGTGTAGATGGGACCCATCTATACACAAAGTACAAGCACAAGATGTTGATTGCTGCTACCATGGATGGAAATCAACAGGTACTTCCTCTTGCTTTTGCTGTTGTCGATGAAGAATCACTTTTATCTTGGAAGTGGTTTCTTAGACAATTGAGCAGACACATTATACGAGGGCGACGGGGTATCTGCCTTATTTCTGACCGCCATGCTGGTATCACAAGAGCTGTACGTGAATGTCCGGATTTCGTGCCACCTAACGGCGTGCACCGATATTGCTAG